Proteins found in one Kangiella sediminilitoris genomic segment:
- a CDS encoding phosphoadenosine phosphosulfate reductase domain-containing protein has protein sequence MSEHFADIAKKENVRHVLGLSGGKDSAALAVYIKNHYPEIHSKMEYFFSDTGAELPEVYEFLDKMEAYLGKEINRLASGEDFEHWLKVHNDYLPSVRQRWCTRVMKIKPFVDFVKGTAAISYIGIRADEFREGLNTGVGKKPNYYTIENVDAVYPFIDDGLVRDDVFQILEDSVGIPEYYKWRSRSGCYFCFFQRQDEWLGLKRNHPELYEKAKAFEGRSRKKWQYGEGLIAVGDGEYTWSTQGSLDELVAKAEKAEKEGKTFKSKQYKRWQDALRYNEEDEDPEDQSCLICSL, from the coding sequence GTGTCTGAACACTTTGCTGATATCGCCAAAAAAGAAAATGTTAGACATGTTTTGGGTTTATCCGGCGGCAAGGATAGTGCTGCGCTAGCAGTCTATATAAAAAACCACTACCCTGAAATACACTCAAAAATGGAATATTTTTTCTCAGATACAGGAGCTGAGCTACCAGAGGTATATGAGTTTTTGGATAAAATGGAAGCCTACCTTGGTAAAGAAATTAACAGGTTAGCCTCTGGGGAGGATTTTGAACACTGGCTAAAGGTTCATAATGATTACCTACCTTCTGTACGTCAGCGTTGGTGTACAAGAGTTATGAAAATCAAGCCTTTTGTGGATTTCGTCAAAGGCACAGCAGCAATTTCCTATATCGGTATTCGAGCAGATGAATTTCGCGAAGGACTTAATACAGGCGTTGGGAAAAAACCAAACTATTACACCATAGAGAATGTTGATGCAGTCTATCCTTTTATAGACGATGGCCTCGTCAGGGATGATGTTTTTCAAATTCTAGAAGATAGCGTTGGAATACCCGAGTATTACAAATGGAGAAGCCGCTCTGGTTGTTATTTTTGTTTCTTCCAAAGGCAAGATGAGTGGTTAGGTTTAAAAAGGAATCATCCAGAATTATACGAAAAAGCAAAAGCATTCGAAGGTCGATCCAGAAAGAAGTGGCAATATGGAGAAGGGTTAATCGCTGTAGGAGATGGAGAATATACCTGGAGTACCCAAGGCTCTCTCGATGAGTTAGTTGCCAAAGCGGAAAAAGCCGAGAAAGAAGGCAAAACTTTCAAATCTAAGCAATACAAACGCTGGCAAGATGCTCTTCGTTATAATGAAGAGGATGAAGACCCGGAAGACCAGTCATGTTTAATTTGTAGTTTGTAG